The following is a genomic window from Calypte anna isolate BGI_N300 chromosome 7, bCalAnn1_v1.p, whole genome shotgun sequence.
tttttaagatgaacaAAATGCCTTTTGCTGATCTCATCACTGGGAGGAGGCTGGGCCTGTGTTCTCAGaaacaacacacacagaaaaatcaacCTGAGGCAGACACctggcatggaaaaaaaaatttcctgaaTGCTGATAGTCTGGCAACCCTTTAATAAGCAAATGGAAACAGTGTGTAGTAATGGGAACTGAGCTGCATGCAGTGATTGCTGCCAGCTCCACCAGGAATCATGGACTTGCATACCAACCCAGACTTATGACAAATATTTGATTATAGGTAACTAAATGACCATGGAATCTGGAGCAGAGAACCAGCAGAGTGGAGATGCAGCCGTTACAGAAGCAGAAACCCAACAGATGACAGTGCAGGCACAACCACAGATTGCAACCTTAGCCCAGGTATCAATCTTACGCTGTAACAGTTTTGCCTTTTGGGTCATTTTTCTAAAGAGGATTAATGTCTGTTCAGGGGCCTGAGGGGAGGCTCCACTGACACAATTCTGCAACAGGAGTGATGTGTGGTTGCTTTAAGAtctgttttcaggtttttacaAGCAGTAGAGACTTTTTAACTTCCCATCACACTTGGCTGTGTGAGTTCTGAAGAACTATATGTGTGTGAACTGTGTCATGCTAGCAGAATAATGAAGTATATCTGCCAGTCTTCCCCACAGCCATACCACTGAAAGGTATTTTATTCAGAATGTTTAATTTACTGGGTTTTCTTAATATTGACTGAATTGTTCTGCTCCTATGTTTTCTGTTAGAAACTTGTCTACAGCAGTCAGTttaatgcagaagaaaacaaactgaaaatacagataaaCCATGCAGTAAATACAACATCTTACCAGCCCTGATTAGTATCATAAACATCATGATCAAGTGGAACTACCTGGCATTTGACAGCTCATGTTATCCTGTTGTCTCCAGAATATCACAATATTACTGGCTGTTTAGAGAGAGAGTGGGTAGATCATTTATTACCCCCAGATCTTTTTGGAGAGACAAGAAATGCAATCCCAGATGCATCTCTAATTTTGGAACCTGGTTTCATTTCTGGATACACTGGTGGTTGGCAGAAGCAACACCATTGTGTAAATGACTGCAGAATCTGTTCAGCTCTCTTCTGTGgccatttcattttaaaactgctCACAGTCTGCAAAgaacaaacaggtttttttagaCCTTACACTTGGGAAATCTGGTGTCTTTGAAGCGGCACAAGAATTTAATCAAATCACTCAATTTTATAAATCTTGAATGCCCTTTTGAAGTTGTTACCCTTTTTGGTAAACCAGAGGCAGCACACTTCCATTcagctgatggagcagggatTGGAGCAATTGGAAAGCAGAGAGTGGTTTTGTGCTGTGTGAATTTCCAGGACAccagctgccctgcagcatctTGCCTCTCTGGGCAGTTTTCTCACTGTCTAACTTAGGCATAGGATGTAGGTGGTGTGAAAAACACTTCAGTGTGAACTGAGTGGAAGcagtttatttctctttcaaaaccagcaaaatgCTTCTCACTTGGTATGCATGAAGATTTCCTCTAGAGAAGCAAGAATGTTTTACATTGGTGTGCAACACACTCACCTCCAGGTAGCTGAATTTGCAGATAGATGTTGGGTTGCATGTGCTGTGTTGGGGCAAAATTACCCTAGTACTCCAGTGAGAATGCTTGTTTTCAAGTAAGGAAAAGCTGTGCAGCTATGGCTAAAATTGTGTGAACCACAAAGGAATATGCTGTGGTTTTCCCCAGTTTTCTCTGTTGTTAATCACCATATTTTTTGCACCTTAGCTTTTCCCCAGGCTTTATGTCCCTTCTGGAGGTGATATAACAGTCTACACATAATTCCTTGTCCTCTTCACATCAGCATGATGTTATTGTGATCTTTTTAATGTGTGAAGTGGCAGTGTTTGGCATCAGGGGGTGCTTGTCAGAGGCTCAGGAAAATCTAGATAACTCATTATGCCAATTTAATTCCTTCATTACCTCCTCTAAGGTCACCCCTCTTGTCAGCTTAGCTGACTTCCTGCATTGCCAGTGAGCTGAGGGTAGTTTTCAGAGTCAGAAGGAAAATCAGTTCCAGTTCCACAAGGTATGAGTCAGAGACATCTGTGGAAGTTGGTCCCTGAATCCAACCTCAGAGTGGCCTCCAgtccatcagctctgctgcccctgCCAAGGGCTGGTTAGTCAGACATGCAGCATTTGGAAAGATTGCTTGGTAAAGGAAAATCATTTGCCAGAGGAAAGTGTTCTCATGCTAATCTCAGCCCTGGTTTCTCTCAAATGTGAGTTCAGTGCTGCCATGTAATGCTGcagctgttttcattaaaaaaaaaaaaaaaaaaaaaaggtaagggCACACACAGATTTGTGGATTAGGGAGGGATGGCTGTGGAGGAGAGAGGTCTAAATGTAATTCCCCTTAATTTCATTGCTAAACAAGATTTCCTTGTAAGTGGTGGATGTTTATGGAAATCCAGGGATGAGCTGGTGCAGCTTGTTTGGTGACCACATGCtcatggggacagcaggggaTTTACTTCTGCCCTGGGTCCTGAGCAGGTCTTTGAGGTTAGGTaggacagcagcacagccccttcTCACAGAGTAGCTACATGGGCTGAGTGTCTTGAAAATGCCACTGAAGACCAGAGGATGGTTCCATTTCCAGACTTGGGTGTCTAAAGGAAGAAGCCAGCTCACCACGTCCAAGGGGAGGCCtgatggagcagctctcactctcctgctgtccttcctgtgctgaagAACCAAAGCTGTGGTTAGGAGCTGAGTGTTTAAAACATGAGCTGTTCTTCCTCACAGAGATAACTGTAAGAGCTGAGGTTGTGTTGACTTCTTACACTTCACCACAGTAACTGCCTACAAACCCTTTGTTTCCACTGCACACCCAGAGCTTCTGGAAACACAgtccattttctcctttttttttttttttaatggactttGCCAGCTACTCTGTGTGGTTTAGTCTCTAGAACGACTGCctaaaaatattaacttcttACATCTGGTAAacactttgcattttcttgAGTGAGAACAAAACCAGCTCCACTCCCCAGCGTTTCTGCCTTTGACTCAGCAGTGTCTCTAGTACACCCAAGTCCTGGAAATACCTAACTCAGGCACTCAAAAGGTAGTAATGTGTTTCAAAATGGAGGCAGTTGGGGTTTTCTCATTTTTGCCAGTGGTTTTACAAGCACAAGTGCTTTGAGCCTGCAGAGATCCTGTGTCAGTTTGCAGAGCAGGTCAGGGGGCTCAGGGGGCTTTACATCACACTGAAACACTGGGGTCACCCAACTGGGGTGTAGAAGAGGCATCATTCTTTCCCCCAGAGGAGGTGTTGGTAGTGAAATGAGAAGGTTTTTGCCAGAGCCTGACCTGTGCACACTCTCTCCTGGTTGCAGGTGTCTATGCCAGCAGCTCACGCGACGTCCTCCGCGCCCACGGTGACCTTGGTGCAACTGCCCAACGGGCAGACTGTGCAAGTCCATGGAGTCATCCAGGCTGCCCAGCCTTCAGTCATCCAGTCCCCACAGGTCCAGACAGTTCAGGTACTCACTGACTGCAGAAAACTCCTGTTCTGTGAATGGGGCTTCTTGGGGAGTCCTGCCATTTCCCTGGTTTCCAATGTGCCTGTGTCCCGGGTTCTCTTGTTGCTTGCATAGACTTTAGGAGCATGTTTGAAGGCAAAAACTATGCAGTAATTGCTGCTCCTGActgttttggtgttttctgttctggtttAACCACTTTTCACTTTCAAATAGTGCTGAGCTTCATTTCCTCCAGAATTTGGTTGGTGAGTTTAACAGCTTCATGGTTTTTCTCACAGCAATACTCTACTTTGTCTCTCTACTGTATTTTCATATATCTTTATTAAGAGTTCATACTATTCTGAAGTGAACAAAAACGACTTTTTAATATCATGTAATCTTTAATCATTAATGAGGCTGATGTTCTGGGATGAGAGTCTTTGCtacttagaaaatatttccattggTTTACAAAATAGATGCCTGTATGTTAATGGTCCTTAAAACAAACCTATCAGACCTCTCATATAAAGGTTTAAAAATTTGCCTGTTGAGTGTGTTGTAAAGCCTTagcattttctcttctgcagagtGAGACAGATAATGCAATCTGAGGAGGCAGCTTGAAGAAATCTtcaacacctttttttcctttctaaccACTTAAACCCAGTGTTACtgactgcagaaacagaaattgcttggcatccagcagctgcacagGGCAAGGGCTGTACATCATTGTTACAGAGGTTTAGCTGGGTGTTACTTTTAAGAATAATAAGGCATGAATAATTTCAGATTAGGACATTCTGATAATAATCTTTGTTTACTCCATGTCAGCTTTAGTGCAGCTGTTTCTGGCAGGCTGTGTCCTCTTCAGCCACTGAAGTCAAAAGTTTAGAGTTTTAATCTCTCAGAGGTGACCAGTTTTCAGATAAGTGCACCAGTTACTAGCCCAGGGGTGGAAGATAAGAGACTGAGAGTGAAACCATGCTTGGAATTCACCAGGCTCAGTGCAAAGTCAGGAGGTGTTTGGAATGCTGCAGTATTCAAAGCCAGGTAGTGGCTGTCAGTCAGCCTTGGACATCTCCTCAGGCCCTTGATCTGATAGCTGAGTTTGGCACCAGGAAGCTTTCTGAGCCTTTAGGAATCTTCCCTGCAGTGCATAAAAGTGATCTGTGTTTCTGATACACAGTTTCTGATAGTTCACTGTCTCTGACTCTTGTGTATTTCTCACAGGACTGTAGTCTTCTGGAAAACAGTGGCTATTTTTATGTACTGGAGATGCTTTGGCAGTTTTTGCATGCTTCAGATTTAAAGTTCTTGAAATGTGATTGGTACAAACATTTTAGCCTCTtaaatctttgcatttttttagcACAGATGTTCAGAATTGCAGcactgcattcttttttttttaccatcttCCTTCCCAAAAAGGCAGTCTCTCTATAACATATCTACCCATTTACTTATGAACTGACGTTTCTCAACCTCAGTATTTTGCTCTTTGTCTATGCTGTCTTAATTTGGTTCTGCTTTTTGTCTTCCTAAATTTTActaaaaacaaaatttgtttcCTTAAAATGGATGGAAACAAGGagttactgaaagaaaaaagtgtgtgGAATTactgtttgtattttcttactggagtatttaaaagataaaggCTGCTTGGCACACTGGCTGTGGTCATTCTTCTCTGGATCTGTTGCTGAAcagcctgcccttcctgctcaTTGCCTTGGTAGAAGCACTGTGGAAtagttgtgttgtttttcaCAGGATGTCAACAATTCCATAGAACAAAGACATTGGAAGTATCTTGTTAAGTTTGATTGCTGTTCTTGCTTACAGATCTCCACTATAGCAGAAAGTGAAGATTCACAGGAATCAGTAGACAGTgtcacagactcacagaaacGAAGAGAAATTCTCTCCAGACGACCCTCCTACAGGTAATGGAGgtgaaaagcagaagcattttgcTTGAGGGATGTTGTCTGCACAGCAGGAGACAAACTGGGaatatgtggggtttttttagatttacCACCAAACTGAAATACCTCTTCTACAATTGTCTTTCCATGGCATAGGATGTAAAGAGATAAGCAaataggaggaggaggaagaaacctCAGTTAAGACAGAAATGAGCTGAGAATAAGCCAGCTGCCCAATCTGTGAAACATCAGGGTATCAGGATGCTAGGTGCCTTAGAGATAGTTCTAATGGGTGCTTAATACATGCACTGCACTTGGTGTTGGCTCCCAGGCAGGTGTTAGGTTGTGAACTGGCTGCTCCTCACAAGCATTTCTGCTGATTTCCTTTATGCTCAGCTCTCTGGCTGAGGGCTTTATGGTCTCTGAATCAGGGCAGTTCCCCTGGTGTGAGGGAATAGGTTTTGATGTACTTTTGCTTTATTCAAACCTTTTCTGTGGCTAAAAGCAAGAAACTTGATGCAAATGGATGAGAGAGAAtgatgtttttaagaaaaagggaaggttGTTTTAGCTGTACCTTGGGCTGAGAAGACCCTGGTGAGAAGCACCTGTATCTGGTGCTGAtcagcacagctgctctgtgctggctcCCTTGGCTGCCTCCCAAATGAGAGTTTGAAGATAGTGCAGGTTTTTCATTCTGCACCCATATTTTCCATACTGGGTTACTGCACTTCTCAGGTTTCTCCAGTGTTACGTGTCAAATAGATTTATttaatatacacacacacacacacacacatatatatataatttttactAAAACCTCTGCACCACGCTGTCTTTGCCAGAAAAATTTTGAATGACTTGTCCTCAGACGCCCCAGGAGTGCCAAGGATTGAGGAAGAGAAGTCTGAAGAGGAAGCTGCAGCACCTGCCATCGCCACTGTTACGGTGCCAACTCCCATTTACCAAACCAGCAGTGGGCAGTACAGTATGTAGTCTGAATTTCTCAGTGGTGCTAGTGAGTGGGGATGAGAAGATGAAGAGCTGTTGTTTCTAGAACTGTTTGGACTAGGACGAAGTAGGAGGTGAAAACAAGGTGATTTAATTTGGCTGATAAGTGTGCCTTGTAAGCACCTTCCTGTTGTAAGTATTTGAAATGCTCCATTAACATCCCAGAACTCCTTGCCAGTTAGTGCAGCTGATGCATCCTGAGGCTAAACATTGGATTCACCATCTTACTGTTAGATAAACTTCTTAAATTCAGGAACCAGGTGAGGTAATTGAGaggtttcttcttttcctggcaGACTATTAATCCTGGATCACAAAACTGTAAACTCTTTACAAGAATAAACATTACAGTCTGCAGACTGTCATTTAGAAAGTACTCAAAAAATAGGAACTTCAGCAACCTTGtttaaaatttataataaatatgtTTGTGTTCTCTTCATTCATTATGTTTTATAGTTATAATGCTTTGACTTAAAAGTATTGAGGATACAGCAGTAAAGCTAGAATGCACAATCCAAGTTTcacacaaacaaacacagcATGAAATATgcagaagagataaaaaaacccttttttacatctttctcttaaaatctctttaaaattttgtatCTGTGTTAACTCTTTAGCCTATTAAATTTTATTGAAGCTCCTGGGGTTTACTTAACTCTGCTTTCCTACCATAACTGTAAAATAACTGCTTGTGTAGTGTGGATACTTGAGATTTTGGTGTATCTGGATGTAGGAACACTGTGACACTCTGGAATCACAAATGAGGGGTGATGCTCAGTACAGCTGCATGGCAGgattgaaggagaaaaaaccccaacaacaaagaaagactgctaggaggggaaaaaagtgtgaaaCTGGACCTTTATGATTTAAAACACTGCTATGAAGGTTGTGAGGAAGCTGTAGAGAAGTGGGGatacaaggaagaaataatttaaaaaaaaaatggctagCAAATAGCATTAGGGGAGAGTGAAGGGCATAAAGcatggaagaggagaggaatttcagatgagaaggaaaaagaaagagctgaggAAAAGACCTGAATCGACCAAAAAGAAATTCCTAACTAAGAAATTAGAAAGTGTTCCCTGGCAGAGGGTTGTAGCTCTTCTGTGTGATGCTGTTGTAGTAGAGAAACTAAGTTGTGTTTTAGGCTGTGGTTTTTGACCCCCCAGTAGGGTTGTcacaaaaagctgaaaactgaCTTTTTTCAAAGCAGGATTTCTTTAGTGTACATTAGAGCCACGTGTCTGATTTGAGGGTGTGTAAGGGTCCAAGGGATTTAACTCAATATTCTTCCATACCTAGGCTTATTACTGTCAGTTAATGAATAAATTAGTGTCTTAAATGCTGTGTCaatctttcttttgttttcagttgctATTACCCAAGGAGGAGCAATACAGCTGTCTAACAATGGCACAGATGGGGTACAAGGTCTGCAGACATTGACAATGACCAATGCAGCTGCAACCCAGCCTGGCACCACCATTTTACAGTATGCACAGACCACAGATGGGCAACAGATACTTGTACCCAGCAACCAAGTTGTTGTACAAGGTGAGATAATTCACAGACAGTCATTCTGAAAAAGGTTTTCTCCGTGCAGATAAAAGGCACCTAGCTAACTCCTTGAAATCTGTTCAGAAACAGTATAAACAGCTTTGGCACAGGTGAGTGTCCTTAGAATAAACAGAATTATGAAAGGAAATTTCAGACAGAGCCATTTGTCACATTTTCTTGGAGCCCTTCTCTTCAGGTGGGTAAAATAGTGAATATTTTGTGTCTGCTTCCAAACCCAACATATTTCTATTCAGATTGATacagttttaaatgttttggttCTGCTTCTTAGAACAACATACTTGTCTTTGATTTtccatgctgtgttttctgcattttgcccatatgatttttttaatgtgttctgCAGAAACTCATACCCCTTTAGAATTAGAGTTCTGAGTTCTCCCAGGTAGTCGTCTGCAACAACAGTAAATTTAAAGTGAAGGATtacagttaggaaaaaaaaattggttggTACTTTTTGTTTCTACAAGCACACTTTAGttaattagtaatttttttcccctttccagtTTTTCCAATTACAAGCCATGATGTCTTACTATTATGACTTTTATAACGAGTCACCAAGAACTTAATCATTGAGCCTTAGAATCATAGTGTAGTTTAGGAAAGTGTTTCAAGAGATCATTTGCTCTTGCCATCTACTTAGAGCAAGCAGGACTCCTTACACTTAGAGTATGTTGAGttttttattgtattaaaaTCTATGgtttgatttattaaaaatctaGATGGTATGGAAAAacttgtttattaaaaataacagaaaatgcACCCCTGCTCTCATGATTGTGAAGCAGGTGATAGGAAAGTTATCCCATGAGGAGGTCTGCAGGCATCAGTAGCCAGGAAAAACATTGTTATTGCACTGATTGTCTGATTTTTGTGTTCTTTAGGATGTGGGGTTTCTTTAGGTGCTATCAAATTGTTTCACAAGCTCGGGCAAATACaatgttaccaaaaaaaaagcccaagaaaCCCCAGGCCCTCTAGAGAAGTTACGTGCCAGCcttcactctctctctctcgttGGAGTAAATGAGTAAAAATCTCTGCACCCTTTTTCTGTACCAAATACTCACATGTGcagtttctgcttctgcagacaGGTGTTGGGAGCACAGCTAGAAACACTGTGCCCACCCTGCCTTCTCCTAAAAGTGcccaaaaagcagagaagtaaaaagaaatatactCAGGGAGAAAGAAGCACTACAGCAAGGCAAACCCAAGTGTCCAAGCCCTGTGAAGACTCCTCCATCAGGGATGCCCCAAACTTCTCATGGGTTCATACACTCAGTCCGAGGTAGCCACccctccctgctgtgctgcatcCCCGAGCCGCCGTGGTGTGGGTGTGGATGTGGGTGTTAGGATGCTCTTTGCAGCAGGATGGGCCGTGCTGCCTCCCAACTGACCCTGGTGTTCCTTTGCAGCTGCCTCAGGAGATGTGCAGACCTACCAGATCCGCACGGCCCCCACCAGCACCATCGCGCCCGGCGTGGTCATggcctcctccccagcactgcccgCCCAGCCCGCAGAGGAGGCTGCCAGGAAGAGGGAAGTCAGGCTGATGAAGAACAGGCACGTGCAGACATCacacactggggtttttttatactcACTCACACCCAGCACCTACCACCTGGGTCTTCTGTCCCACCTGGGGCTTCAGGAGAGACCTTGTGGCCATGTTCCGGGCTGCAAAGGTGGCAGAGACTCCCTGCGTACAAGAAGTCACCCAGAGGGGCAAGGGGCACAGgtttgctcctggggagatttcAGTTAAACACAACAGGAGAAATTTCccctctgaggacagtcagacactgtcccttccaggggaaggggtggacTCCCAGGCTTTGAAAAGTTTTTAAGTCTTAGGACAACAGAGTGCAGGGACACAAGTAAGCGGTGATATTAGATGGGTCGAACCAGATGATgcttgaggttccttccaacctgacagTCTGTGATTCTCTGCATTGAGCCAAAGTGTTAAGCACTGAGGATCATTCTTtggtaatttttcaaaatactgcTGCAGAATTTGTCTGTATCTAAGGATGCAGAGTGAGGAGGCACATCTGCTAATGCACTGTGGAACTTGAGGACTCCTGTGAGGTGTTGTGAGTTTGGCTGTTGCAATAAGGAGAAAAGTCATTGGTGAGAGGTTTGCATGGCTGCAGATACATTCTTGATTGCTCTGAGTGAATGCATTTGTGCAGTAGCAACTGCTGAATTCATCTGCCAGCCTGAAAAACCTCCTATGTTGTGCAGGTGTCCATATCTTCTGCAGATTGCTGAGCTGTGAACACAATAGAAAGTTACATGAGAGGCACAGTGCTTATCTGAGGAGCTTTAATGTAATAAATGGTGCTAAACAACAGAGCTCACTTTTTCTAAAAGGTTTTTGTACAGAACGTCACCCTTCTCCCCTTTGTGTTTACTTTTGTGGTATCAGTGAGTAGCAGATGTCACCCTTTCAGGTTCTGCattcaagaaaatattaatttgcatTCCGAATCCCTTCATTTAGTCAGCAGTCTTGTTCCAGTAACAGAAAGCTTTTGTGTATCagaaagccaagaaaaacaATGGGGGATTACCCCCACTTGAGTTAAATTGAAGGCTGTTGCAACAGTATCATGTCACATGTGATGCTGCCTGCTTAATAGGTATTTGCAAATCTGGGCTCCAGAGGAAAGCAGGGGAAAGGGATAGAGAGAGGCAGATGGTGAGGTGGTACTTAATGGGGGATTACAGTGTAAATATTCATAGATACTCTTGTGCAAattttctgtgtaaattttTTACATTCTAAAAGGCCTCTTTTAATTCAGCAGAACTCTAGCTGTTTATAATGAATTGCTAATGCACACAGGCTTGAGGTGGCTTAATTTACAGCCCAAGCTGGCACAGGGatgacaaaacaaaaggaagagtTGTTAGCCAGGAAGATAGATGAGTGGTTTGCACTGGAAGACACTTCATGGTCCAGTAGGGTTTAATCTCCTGGAGACACAGGCAGCAGCCCAAGATGTCTGAAATTCTGCGTGCTGCACGTGGCCCCCTGAAAGGCTGCAGGCATGTGAAGCTGTGTTTTTAGGTGTGACAGATGGATACCTGACTCCTTCCAGGGCTTACCAACTAGGTTTGCTTCACCCTCTCTCATTTGTGGAGCAGAACTCCAAAAATGACttttcaaaacttaaaaaaatttcttcttactGGGTAGGTCCTGGAATAGAGATGGTTTTTTACCTAGTATTAAAGCAGCTATTTATCTGGTAAACAGGAGAACTGGGTTCAGCTTGGTCTTTACAAGCAAGTCTTAAAAGTTTGACTGTCCTGAAGTCTGCTTCAGCACATTAACACTGCCATGTTCTTGGCACAGCAGACAAGGACTAGAGAATGATAGTGGGttggttttgtgatttttttaaatttgagttGTTTCAATTATTAGTGCAGTGATGCCAGCATGATTAGTAAAATGAAAGTATTGCTTGAGAGCAAATATACAGATGctttaaatacatcttttttttttttttttccatctgtt
Proteins encoded in this region:
- the CREB1 gene encoding cyclic AMP-responsive element-binding protein 1, whose amino-acid sequence is MTMESGAENQQSGDAAVTEAETQQMTVQAQPQIATLAQVSMPAAHATSSAPTVTLVQLPNGQTVQVHGVIQAAQPSVIQSPQVQTVQISTIAESEDSQESVDSVTDSQKRREILSRRPSYRKILNDLSSDAPGVPRIEEEKSEEEAAAPAIATVTVPTPIYQTSSGQYIAITQGGAIQLSNNGTDGVQGLQTLTMTNAAATQPGTTILQYAQTTDGQQILVPSNQVVVQAASGDVQTYQIRTAPTSTIAPGVVMASSPALPAQPAEEAARKREVRLMKNREAARECRRKKKEYVKCLENRVAVLENQNKTLIEELKALKDLYCHKSD